The Montipora foliosa isolate CH-2021 chromosome 1, ASM3666993v2, whole genome shotgun sequence genome has a window encoding:
- the LOC137969160 gene encoding melanopsin-like — MTNVTSQDLFSSNETTVSSNAEVWLSVAFLCIVDCGMIAGNLLVLTVVWRTLHLHEPNYFFLCSLSVADLLVGMIYCPLLIVSAIKQSWPFGDAVCHFHAVVICISLNASLLNLCVISIDRYLYITRPLRYPEIVTTKKTILTIVFLWFHSIFWAIAPLFGWGEYTYEESTATCKPNWSGQGQTNRTYALGLALFCFLFPVLVMVGAYTMIFIAARKQLQNVAAIGGEMTKSHKAAKTVFLIIGLFFFCWSVYTVVSLWKLFASVSDLPARLVRIGLYLAVSNSCVNFYVYAIRDKVFQKGLLRILVPRRRYKADNWNRSNPPSTLELDFTVEGCRSK, encoded by the coding sequence ATGACTAATGTCACCTCACAGGATTTGTTCAGCTCCAATGAAACAACCGTCTCCTCCAATGCTGAGGTTTGGTTAAGTGTGGCGTTCTTATGCATTGTCGACTGTGGAATGATAGCTGGCAATTTGCTTGTCCTTACAGTAGTGTGGCGAACTTTACATCTTCATGAGCCAAATTACTTCTTTCTGTGCAGCTTAAGCGTAGCGGATCTCTTGGTTGGCATGATCTATTGCCCTTTACTAATTGTCAGCGCAATCAAGCAATCTTGGCCGTTCGGAGATGCTGTCTGCCATTTTCATGCCGTTGTTATCTGTATCTCCTTGAACGCTTCTCTTTTGAATTTATGCGTGATTTCCATCGACCGATATTTGTATATTACACGACCCCTTCGCTACCCCGAAATCGTGACAACCAAAAAGACAATTTTAACTATCGTATTTTTGTGGTTTCACTCTATTTTTTGGGCGATAGCACCTTTATTTGGCTGGGGAGAATACACCTATGAGGAAAGCACAGCTACGTGTAAACCCAATTGGAGTGGTCAGGGTCAAACTAACAGAACATATGCTCTTGGATTGGCattgttctgttttttgttCCCGGTTCTTGTGATGGTTGGAGCATACACTATGATTTTTATTGCTGCCAGAAAGCAGCTACAGAACGTTGCTGCGATTGGCGGAGAGATGACGAAATCGCACAAAGCTGCCAAAACAGTGTTTCTAATCATtggattgttttttttctgttggtCCGTATATACCGTCGTTTCCTTGTGGAAATTGTTTGCTTCTGTAAGCGACCTACCGGCTCGTTTGGTTCGTATTGGGTTGTACCTCGCTGTGTCCAACAGCTGTGTCAATTTTTATGTCTACGCAATTAGAGACAAAGTCTTTCAGAAGGGACTTCTTCGAATTCTCGTCCCGCGCCGAAGATACAAGGCGGACAACTGGAACCGTTCGAATCCACCTTCGACTTTAGAGCTTGATTTTACCGTGGAGGGGTGCCGTAGCAAATAG